One stretch of bacterium DNA includes these proteins:
- a CDS encoding TonB-dependent receptor, whose protein sequence is MRRVTLLLWMMLVIPAAGQDRIKPGTIQGLVIDQETQTPLIGANIIIKSTPLGGISDTAGRFSIPQVPVGTYVLECRYLGYESQIVTDVIVRPQRQTEITLALKVAALTGGAVTVQAGSFPTEEEHPLSLASFSFEEIRRAPGAGGDISRILQSLPSLAKVNDQSNGLIVRGGSPLENAFYIDHIQVPNINHFPVQGASSGPIGMVQVDFIEEARFHAGGFSAEYGDRLSSVLDISFREGNRQEMDAQLDLSFVGFGSAIEGPLAEGKGSWLFAARRSYLDLVVKSFDVGTSATPWWGDYQGKIVWDLSPNHRLSGLFLLADDHNDPDHQAAVDNKMTYYGKQDLYQGTAGLSWRALWGKRGYSRTVLSGSRSRFRENMFNTNSGQPLFHNRSDEYDFTFDHSTYLRLNGHHSLQFGIQAHRLDSRYANRYAAALDLFGKTTTSLTVTNDLAGCKIGAFANLVIAPVPRWRAILGLRSDDFSINHKRSWSPRAALSWQIDALTSISASAGMYRQNLPMLLLAQRPENRALQDPRAVHYVVGLERLLTATTRATLEFYQKEYDGFPLDPGQPGLFVVDELYYGNGFFTAHQRLTATGQARSRGVEAMIQKKLAQNIYGLASATCFRTRYRDATGLWRDRVFDNRFIFTVEGGYKPAHALEMSARWIYAGGAPYTPVDAAASAAAGETVLDAGRFNGARYPAYHSLNLRIDRRFTFSRSNLVAYLSVWNAYNRKNVAAYFWNEAKRKTDVIYQYTALPIIGLEYEF, encoded by the coding sequence ATGAGAAGGGTTACACTGCTTTTATGGATGATGCTTGTGATACCGGCAGCGGGGCAAGACCGCATCAAGCCCGGTACTATCCAGGGTCTGGTCATCGACCAGGAGACCCAGACGCCGTTGATCGGCGCCAACATCATCATCAAGAGCACCCCCCTGGGCGGGATCAGCGACACCGCCGGGCGGTTCAGCATTCCCCAGGTCCCAGTCGGCACCTATGTCCTGGAGTGCCGCTACCTCGGCTACGAAAGCCAGATCGTGACCGACGTCATCGTGCGGCCGCAGCGCCAAACCGAAATCACCCTCGCACTGAAAGTCGCTGCGCTCACCGGTGGCGCGGTGACGGTCCAGGCCGGCAGTTTTCCCACGGAAGAAGAGCACCCGCTCAGTCTGGCCTCGTTCTCGTTCGAGGAAATCCGCCGCGCGCCTGGTGCCGGCGGCGATATCAGCCGCATTCTCCAGAGCCTGCCGAGCCTGGCAAAGGTCAATGACCAGTCCAACGGCCTCATCGTCCGCGGCGGTAGTCCGCTGGAAAATGCCTTCTACATCGATCATATCCAGGTGCCCAACATCAACCACTTTCCGGTACAGGGTGCCTCGAGCGGCCCTATCGGCATGGTGCAGGTGGACTTCATCGAGGAGGCCCGGTTCCACGCCGGCGGTTTCTCTGCCGAGTATGGCGATCGCCTCTCTTCCGTCCTCGATATCAGCTTTCGCGAAGGGAACCGCCAGGAAATGGATGCGCAATTGGATTTAAGCTTTGTCGGATTCGGCAGCGCTATCGAAGGACCCCTGGCTGAAGGGAAGGGCTCGTGGTTGTTTGCGGCCCGGCGCAGCTACCTCGATCTGGTGGTGAAGAGCTTTGATGTAGGTACCTCGGCAACGCCGTGGTGGGGCGATTATCAAGGCAAAATCGTCTGGGATCTTTCTCCGAACCACCGCCTCAGCGGCCTGTTTCTCCTCGCCGACGATCATAACGATCCCGATCATCAGGCCGCCGTCGACAATAAAATGACCTATTATGGCAAACAGGATCTCTATCAGGGGACGGCGGGATTGAGCTGGCGCGCCCTGTGGGGAAAACGCGGCTATTCGCGCACCGTGCTCTCCGGCTCGCGTTCCCGCTTCAGAGAGAACATGTTCAACACCAACAGCGGCCAACCCTTGTTTCACAACCGCTCGGACGAATACGATTTTACCTTTGATCACAGCACCTATCTGCGCTTGAACGGGCATCATTCCCTGCAGTTCGGTATCCAGGCCCATCGTCTGGACAGCCGCTACGCCAATCGGTATGCCGCGGCTTTGGATCTTTTCGGCAAGACCACCACCAGCCTGACCGTAACCAATGACCTGGCAGGCTGCAAAATCGGGGCCTTTGCAAATCTTGTGATCGCGCCAGTGCCGCGTTGGCGCGCTATCCTGGGACTGCGCAGCGACGATTTTTCCATCAACCACAAGCGGAGCTGGTCGCCGCGTGCGGCGTTGTCCTGGCAGATCGATGCGCTGACCAGCATCAGCGCATCCGCGGGTATGTACAGGCAGAACCTGCCGATGCTGCTGCTGGCGCAGAGACCGGAGAACCGCGCTTTGCAGGATCCGCGCGCGGTGCATTATGTTGTAGGTCTGGAGCGGCTGCTCACCGCAACCACCCGCGCCACGCTCGAATTCTATCAAAAGGAGTACGACGGATTCCCGCTCGATCCTGGCCAGCCAGGCCTCTTTGTCGTCGATGAACTGTATTACGGCAACGGCTTTTTTACCGCGCACCAGCGCCTCACCGCCACGGGCCAGGCCCGCAGCCGCGGTGTGGAAGCGATGATCCAGAAAAAACTCGCGCAAAACATCTATGGTCTGGCCAGCGCGACATGCTTCCGCACGCGTTACCGTGATGCGACCGGACTGTGGCGGGATCGTGTTTTCGATAATCGTTTTATTTTTACTGTGGAGGGAGGCTATAAACCGGCGCATGCGCTGGAGATGAGCGCACGCTGGATTTACGCTGGAGGGGCACCCTACACCCCGGTGGATGCAGCCGCCTCTGCGGCGGCCGGAGAGACGGTATTGGATGCGGGACGGTTCAACGGCGCCCGCTACCCGGCCTATCATTCCCTGAATTTGCGCATCGACCGCCGTTTCACCTTTTCACGCTCCAACCTTGTGGCCTATCTGAGCGTCTGGAATGCCTATAACCGCAAGAACGTCGCCGCCTATTTCTGGAACGAGGCCAAACGGAAGACCGATGTCATCTATCAATATACCGCGCTGCCGATCATCGGACTGGAGTATGAGTTTTGA
- a CDS encoding cation diffusion facilitator family transporter, giving the protein MSHQDASVKSIFFALLANLGIAVTKTAAAVITGSGAMLAEAVHSYADCGNQGLLFWGLKAAKKKRDSEHPLGYGKEIYFWSFIVALILFSMGGLFSIYEGMHKLHVHEGLTSPIIAIVVLCVSILFEAASLYGCVTQINKQRHQVSLWTWARKSRQSELVVILGEDTAALAGLSFALLSIILAVVTGNPVFDAIGSIGIGVLLIIISFSLGAKVKSLLIGQSTDEETHARIEGILAAMPEIERVFNLITLQLGPQIMVAVKARMKAVDSVDQLIENINRCEARLRQENAEIQWVFFEPDIRE; this is encoded by the coding sequence ATGTCGCATCAGGACGCCTCCGTCAAATCCATTTTCTTCGCCTTGCTGGCTAACCTCGGCATCGCCGTTACCAAAACCGCGGCCGCGGTGATCACCGGTTCCGGCGCCATGCTCGCCGAGGCGGTCCACTCCTATGCCGACTGCGGCAACCAGGGGCTCCTGTTCTGGGGGCTCAAGGCCGCGAAAAAGAAGCGCGATTCCGAACATCCCCTCGGCTACGGCAAGGAGATCTATTTCTGGTCCTTCATCGTCGCCCTGATCCTCTTCAGCATGGGCGGACTCTTTTCGATCTATGAGGGGATGCACAAGCTGCATGTGCACGAAGGGTTGACCAGCCCGATCATCGCCATCGTGGTGCTTTGCGTCTCCATCCTCTTCGAAGCCGCCTCGCTCTATGGATGCGTCACCCAGATCAACAAGCAACGGCATCAGGTCAGCCTGTGGACCTGGGCCAGGAAGAGCCGCCAGAGTGAGCTGGTGGTGATCCTGGGTGAGGATACCGCTGCCCTGGCGGGTCTCTCCTTTGCCCTGCTCTCCATTATCCTCGCCGTCGTCACCGGCAATCCCGTCTTCGACGCCATCGGCAGCATCGGCATCGGCGTTTTGCTGATCATCATCTCCTTTTCATTGGGAGCGAAGGTCAAGAGCCTGCTCATCGGTCAGAGCACCGATGAAGAGACGCACGCCCGCATTGAGGGCATACTCGCCGCCATGCCGGAGATCGAGCGCGTCTTCAATCTGATCACCCTGCAGCTCGGTCCCCAGATCATGGTCGCGGTCAAGGCCAGGATGAAAGCAGTCGATTCCGTGGATCAATTGATCGAAAACATCAACCGGTGTGAGGCGCGGTTACGCCAGGAGAATGCGGAGATTCAATGGGTCTTCTTTGAGCCGGATATCCGCGAATAA
- a CDS encoding glycosyl hydrolase: protein MLNLLLLAAALILAGDAELPVDRHATPETRALYHNLIKLSGKGVLFGQQDALAYGVGRAHPDSDFCDVKDVCGSYPAVYGWDIGNISGSVNVDKVRFDKIKRLIREGHARGGIITVSWHEGNPATGGGVNDTRPCGAQLLPGGKAHAELVRRLTLVGTFFRELKDKAGRPIPVIFRPYHEHNGDWFWWGTKGCTEEEYRALFRFTVSFLRDSLQIHQLLYAISPDKSRMNPADLERGMLYAWPGDDCVDIFGLDNYWDVGHVADYDPSVSRARQDTLFVESLRTLIELAARRNKIPALTETGCNALTEVNWYTDRILKPLRRHPELRRIAWILVWRNANPGHFYAPYPGHPSSQDFINFKNDALILFEDEMPSMYQ, encoded by the coding sequence ATGCTCAACCTGCTACTGCTTGCTGCTGCCCTGATCCTCGCGGGCGACGCGGAGCTGCCGGTCGACCGCCACGCCACACCGGAGACTCGGGCCCTCTATCATAATCTGATCAAGCTCTCCGGCAAAGGTGTCCTTTTCGGCCAGCAGGATGCCCTGGCCTACGGCGTCGGCCGCGCTCACCCCGACAGCGATTTCTGCGACGTCAAGGATGTCTGCGGCTCCTATCCCGCCGTCTACGGCTGGGATATCGGCAACATCTCCGGCTCGGTCAATGTCGACAAGGTCCGCTTTGACAAGATCAAACGGCTGATCAGGGAGGGCCATGCCCGCGGCGGGATCATCACCGTCAGCTGGCACGAGGGCAATCCGGCCACAGGCGGGGGGGTCAACGATACCCGGCCCTGCGGGGCGCAGCTGCTCCCGGGCGGGAAGGCCCACGCCGAGCTCGTCCGCCGGCTTACCCTGGTGGGCACCTTTTTCAGGGAGCTCAAGGACAAGGCCGGCCGGCCGATCCCGGTCATCTTCCGCCCCTATCACGAGCATAACGGCGACTGGTTCTGGTGGGGCACCAAAGGCTGCACCGAAGAGGAGTACCGGGCCCTCTTCCGCTTTACGGTCTCCTTCCTGCGCGATTCCCTCCAGATCCATCAGCTGCTCTACGCCATCTCGCCGGACAAGAGCCGGATGAATCCTGCCGACCTGGAGCGCGGCATGCTCTACGCCTGGCCGGGCGATGACTGCGTCGATATCTTCGGCCTGGACAATTACTGGGATGTGGGCCATGTCGCCGACTATGATCCCTCGGTCTCCCGCGCGCGCCAGGACACCCTCTTTGTCGAGAGCCTGAGAACGCTGATCGAACTCGCCGCCCGCAGAAACAAGATCCCGGCCCTGACCGAGACCGGATGCAACGCCCTCACCGAGGTGAATTGGTATACCGACCGCATCCTCAAGCCGCTTCGCCGCCATCCTGAGCTGCGCCGGATCGCATGGATCCTGGTCTGGCGCAATGCCAATCCCGGTCATTTTTATGCACCCTATCCCGGCCATCCCTCGAGTCAGGATTTCATCAACTTTAAAAATGATGCGCTGATTCTCTTCGAGGATGAGATGCCGTCGATGTACCAATGA